The sequence GGCTGGAGTGTAGTGGCTGTCCTGCAGAATATTGTGTCACCAATCGTATTTTAACGATAGCTGTTATACGGTTATGCCCGGTAGAGCGGGGCACACTGTGAGCAGGCAGTCGCGGATTGTGAATATAGCTTGACAGGAGGATAAGAAGTTGTTTGAGAAGTTGGTTGCCATAGAGCCGGTGAGTCTGGTAGAAGAAGCGGAGAAAGAGCTTTTCCAATATGCAAAACAGGTGGTGATGTACGAGGATATTCCCTGTGATGACGAAGAGATCATAAGGAGAATCGGAGATGCGGATGGAGTGCTTTTAAGCTATACATCCAGGATTAGTCAATATGTCTTTGAACGATGTCCTAAAATAAAATATGTGGGGATGTGCTGCAGCCTTTATTCAAAGGAGAGCGCAAATGTAGACATTGCTTACGCAGAACAGCATGGGATTACAGTTATGGGAATCCGTGATTACGGCGATGTTGGAGTGGTGGAATATGCGATCTGTGAACTGGTGCGCTTTCTTCATGGATATGACAGGCCCATGTGGAAGGATATGCCGGTAGAGATTACCGGATTAAAGATAGGAATCGTTGGAATGGGTGTTTCCGGAGGCATGATCGCCAATGCTTTGAAGTTTCTTGGTGCAGATGTTACCTATTACAGCAGGAGCAGAAAACCGCAATACGAGGAAAAAGGAATCGGATATCGTCCATTAGGAGAGCTTTTAGAGAGCAGCGAAATTGTATTTACCTGCTTAAATAAGAATGTAATCCTTCTGCGCGAAGAAGAATTCCAGAAGCTGGGAAATGGAAAAATCCTGTTTAATACGTCCATTGGACCTGCCTTTGAACCGGAAGATTTGAAAAACTGGCTGGATGCCGGGGACAACCGGTTTGCCTGCGATACGGCAGGAGCAGCAGGAGACGGGGAGCTTTTAAAACATCCCATGGTGTTTTGTGTCAATGCTTCGGCAGGGAGAACCAGGCAGGCCTTTGGAATTTTGAGCGAAAAAGTGCTTGATAATATCCGGAGGTTTTTGGAGAATAGCAAAGTTTCTATTGTATAAAAAACCCTGGTAAGGTATAATAATTCCAAATGTCCAGAAAATCACCAATAGGAGGACCATGGGAAATGACCAGAAGTAAAATGCGCGAACACTGCTTTAAAATGCTCTTTTGTGCGGATTTTTATCCAGCAGAGGAGAAGACAGGGCAGCTTATTCAATATTTTGAGGAACCAAAAGAGGATGATTTAAACGCCGAGGGTGTAGAAGAGATCATCCATGATGTGGATATGAGTGAAGAAAATGCTGCTTATTTAAGAGAAAGGGCAGAGTCCGTTATGGTCAGAATCCCTGAACTGGATTCAAAGATCAACGAAGTAGCCGAAGGCTGGAAGACAAAACGTATGGGTAAGGCTGAACTTACGATACTACGCCTGGCTCTGTTTGAGATATTATTTGATGAAGATGTGCCGGAAAAAGTAGCCATCAATGAGGCTGTGGAACTGGCTAAAAAGTACGGCGGGAATGAAGCTCCGGCATTTATTAACGGAGTCCTGGCAAAGCTGGTGTAAGATATGGCAAGTGTGTATTCCGTTACTTCAGTCAATGCCTATATTAAGAATATGTTTGCCCAGGATTTCGCCCTGAACCGGATATCCGTTAAGGGTGAAGTGTCCAACTGTAAATACCATACCTCCGGCCATATTTACTTTACCTTAAAGGACGGAAAATCGTCTATGGCGGCAGTGATGTTTGCCGGGCACAGGAAGGGTCTTGCTTTTAAGCTGGAGGAAGGGCAGCAGGTGGTGGTAAAGGGCAGCGTGGAGGTTTATGAGCGGGACGGAAGATACCAGCTCTATGCCCAGGAGATCACAAAAGAAGGAATCGGTGATCTGTTTGAAAGGTTCCAAAAACTGCGTGATGAACTGGAAGAAATGGGGATGTTTTCTCCTGAATATAAGAAACCGATTCCAAAGTACGGGACAACCGTAGGAATCGTGACGGCTCCTACCGGAGCTGCTATCCAGGATATTATAAATATATCGACCAGACGCAATCCTTATGTGCAGCTTTATCTCTACCCGGCTCTTGTCCAGGGAGAGAGCGCAAAGGAAAGCATAGTAAAGGGAATCGAAACCCTGGACCAGATGGGACTTGATGTCCTGATCGTTGGGAGGGGCGGCGGTTCCATTGAGGATTTATGGGCATTTAATGAGGAAGTTGTGGCAAGGGCTGTTTTTAACTGCACCACTCCTGTGATCTCAGCGGTAGGCCATGAAACCGATGTGACAATCGCAGATTATGTGGCGGACATGCGTGCCCCCACACCTTCTGCAGCCGCAGAGCTTGCTGTATTTGATTACAGCAAGTTTGAGGAGCAGGTGGAAATGTACGGTCATACGCTCTTAAGGACCGTGGAAAGAAAGCTGGAACGCTACCGGTTTCATGGAAACCAGTACGCCTTAAAGCTGAAACTGCATGACCCTAAGCGCAGCATTCATGAATGCCGGCAAAGGCTTGTGGACATAGAGGACAAGCTAAAAAACCTGATTCTGTCCAGGACGGCCTCATACCGGGCAAGGGCGGAAGAAGAAAAGCTTCACATAAAACAGCTGATAGAAAAGCAGGCGGTCAGGGACAGACACAGGCTGGAGATTTTCATCAGCCGCCTGGAAGCAGAATCCCCTCTTAAGAGGATGGGAGGCGGCTATGGTTTTGTAACTGATGGAAAAGACAGGCGGATTGATTCCGTGAAGCAGGTAAAAGCCGGTGACAGAATTGGGCTGAGGCTTAGGGATGGAAGCATGGAGGCGGTGGTTTCCCGTGTTGCCCCGGCGGAATCTGGCTTATTTGGCAGCCAGCGGGAGGAAGTTCGTGGAGACAGGTAATAAGGAGAAACGGATTTATGGCGGCAAAAAAAGAAAAAACGATTGAAGAGACATTTGGAGAGCTGGAAGAGCTCATTAAAAAACTGGAAAGCGGAGAAAGTTCCCTGGAGGAATCCTTTCAGTATTATGAGACCGGCATGAAGCTGGTAAAGTTCTGCAATGAAAAAATAGATAAAGTGGAAAAAAAGATTATCGTGTTAGAGGAAAATGGTGAGGAACATGAATTATAAAGAAATGTTTTCAGCCCGTACAGAGGAAGTAAGGCATGTAGTAGAAACATACCTGCCTCCTGTGGAGGGCCATCAGAGTACAGTTCTGGCGGCAATGGATTACAGCGTTCGCGCTGGAGGAAAGAGGATTCGTCCCATGCTGATGGAGGAGACCTACCGCTTATTCGGCGGTAAGGGGAAAGAGATCGAGCCTTTCATGGCTGCGATTGAGATGATTCACACCTCCTCCCTGATTCACGATGACCTTCCCTGCATGGATAATGATACCCTGCGCCGGGGACTTCCTACGGCATGGGTTAAATTTGGTTATGACATGGCGGTACTGGCGGGAGACGGTTTGCTGATTTATTCCATGGAGACAGCTGCAAAAGCTCTTTCCATGACGGACCGGCCGGACCTGGTTGCCAGGTGCATGGGGATTTTAGCAGAAAAAACAGGAATTTTTGGGATGATAGGCGGTCAGACCGTTGATGTGGAGCTGGCAGGAAAGCCTGTTCCAAGGGAAAAGCTTGATTTCATTTACCGGTTGAAGACCGGAGCGCTTTTAGAGGCCGCTATGATGATCGGAGCCGTTCTCGGCGGAGCAGATGAAGAGCAGCTGAAGCTGGTGGAGAAGATGGCCTCCTGTCTGGGACTTGCATTTCAGATACAGGATGATATCCTGGATTTAACCAGCAGTGCGGAGGTTCTTGGAAAGCCTGTGCTCAGTGATGAAAAGAACCATAAGACCACCTATGTAACCCTGGAGGGAATTGAAAAGGCGAAGCAGGATGTGGAGCGGATTTCAGAAGAGGCGATTTCCTGCCTCCATGAGCTCCCAGGGAAAAATGAATTCCTGGAAGCGCTGATTCGGATACTTGTGAACCGGGAAAAGTAAGCCGTTTAACGATAAGGCTAAAAAAGGATCTGATAAGAATATGATGCTGGAATTAATAAACGGGCCTGAGGATATCAAAAAACTGTCAAAGCAGGAGCTTGATATTTTAAGTCAGGAAATCCGTGACTTTTTGGTAGGAAAAATAAGCATGACAGGCGGCCATCTGGCTTCCAATTTAGGAGTGGTGGAGTTAACCATGGCGATCTACCTGGCTTTTGACCTTCCAAAGGATAAGGTTATCTGGGATGTAGGGCATCAGTCCTACACCCATAAGATATTAAGCGGCAGGAGAGATGAATTTGACGACCTGCGG is a genomic window of Lacrimispora sphenoides containing:
- a CDS encoding D-isomer specific 2-hydroxyacid dehydrogenase family protein; this encodes MFEKLVAIEPVSLVEEAEKELFQYAKQVVMYEDIPCDDEEIIRRIGDADGVLLSYTSRISQYVFERCPKIKYVGMCCSLYSKESANVDIAYAEQHGITVMGIRDYGDVGVVEYAICELVRFLHGYDRPMWKDMPVEITGLKIGIVGMGVSGGMIANALKFLGADVTYYSRSRKPQYEEKGIGYRPLGELLESSEIVFTCLNKNVILLREEEFQKLGNGKILFNTSIGPAFEPEDLKNWLDAGDNRFACDTAGAAGDGELLKHPMVFCVNASAGRTRQAFGILSEKVLDNIRRFLENSKVSIV
- the nusB gene encoding transcription antitermination factor NusB, with product MTRSKMREHCFKMLFCADFYPAEEKTGQLIQYFEEPKEDDLNAEGVEEIIHDVDMSEENAAYLRERAESVMVRIPELDSKINEVAEGWKTKRMGKAELTILRLALFEILFDEDVPEKVAINEAVELAKKYGGNEAPAFINGVLAKLV
- the xseA gene encoding exodeoxyribonuclease VII large subunit, with amino-acid sequence MASVYSVTSVNAYIKNMFAQDFALNRISVKGEVSNCKYHTSGHIYFTLKDGKSSMAAVMFAGHRKGLAFKLEEGQQVVVKGSVEVYERDGRYQLYAQEITKEGIGDLFERFQKLRDELEEMGMFSPEYKKPIPKYGTTVGIVTAPTGAAIQDIINISTRRNPYVQLYLYPALVQGESAKESIVKGIETLDQMGLDVLIVGRGGGSIEDLWAFNEEVVARAVFNCTTPVISAVGHETDVTIADYVADMRAPTPSAAAELAVFDYSKFEEQVEMYGHTLLRTVERKLERYRFHGNQYALKLKLHDPKRSIHECRQRLVDIEDKLKNLILSRTASYRARAEEEKLHIKQLIEKQAVRDRHRLEIFISRLEAESPLKRMGGGYGFVTDGKDRRIDSVKQVKAGDRIGLRLRDGSMEAVVSRVAPAESGLFGSQREEVRGDR
- the xseB gene encoding exodeoxyribonuclease VII small subunit — its product is MAAKKEKTIEETFGELEELIKKLESGESSLEESFQYYETGMKLVKFCNEKIDKVEKKIIVLEENGEEHEL
- a CDS encoding polyprenyl synthetase family protein, which produces MNYKEMFSARTEEVRHVVETYLPPVEGHQSTVLAAMDYSVRAGGKRIRPMLMEETYRLFGGKGKEIEPFMAAIEMIHTSSLIHDDLPCMDNDTLRRGLPTAWVKFGYDMAVLAGDGLLIYSMETAAKALSMTDRPDLVARCMGILAEKTGIFGMIGGQTVDVELAGKPVPREKLDFIYRLKTGALLEAAMMIGAVLGGADEEQLKLVEKMASCLGLAFQIQDDILDLTSSAEVLGKPVLSDEKNHKTTYVTLEGIEKAKQDVERISEEAISCLHELPGKNEFLEALIRILVNREK